TCTATGGCATGGTCTTTCAGGACAGTGACGTGGCGAAATGGCTGGAAGCCGTGGCGTGGTCGCTGTGTCAGAAACCAGATGCTGAACTGGAAAAAACCGCCGATGAGGTGATTGAACTGATCGCCGCGGCGCAGTGTGAAGATGGTTATCTCAATACCTACTTCACCGTCAAAGCGCCTGACGAACGCTGGACCAATCTGGCCGAGTGCCACGAGCTTTACTGCGCCGGGCATATGATCGAAGCTGGCGTGGCGTATTTTCAGGGCACCGGAAAACGCCGACTGCTGGAGGTGGTGTGTAAACTGGCAGATCATATCGACACCGTTTTCGGCCCCCGGGAGGGTCAGCTTCACGGCTATCCGGGCCACCCGGAAATTGAGCTGGCGCTGATGCGGCTGTACGACGTTACTCAGGAGCCACGCTACCTGAACCTGGTGAAATACTTCATCGAGACGCGCGGTACGCAGCCTTACTTCTATGATATCGAATACGAGAAGCGCGGCAGAACATCGTACTGGCACACCTACGGCCCGGCATGGATGGTCAAGGACAAAGCTTACAGCCAGGCGCATCAACCGCTTGCTGAACAACAAACGGCGATTGGCCATGCGGTGCGTTTTGTCTACCTGATGGCGGGTATGGCACACCTGGCCCGTCTGAGCAAAGACGACGCAAAACGTCAGGACTGCTTACGCCTGTGGAACAACATGGCGCAGCGCCAGCTGTACATTACCGGCGGGATGGGTTCGCAAAGTAGCGGTGAAGCCTTCAGCAGTGATTACGATCTGCCCAATGATACGGTGTATGCCGAAAGCTGCGCCTCGATTGGCCTGATGATGTTTGCCCGTCGGATGCTGGAGATGGAAGCGGATAGCCGCTACGCCAACGTGATGGAGCGCGCCCTGTACAACACGGTGCTGGGCGGCATGGCGCTGGACGGTAAGCATTTCTTCTATGTCAACCCGCTGGAAGTACACCCCAGGACGCTGGCCTTTAACCACATCTACGACCACGTCAAACCGGTTCGTCAGCGCTGGTTCGGCTGCGCCTGTTGCCCGCCGAATATCGCCCGCGTGCTGACGTCGCTGGGGCATTACATTTACACCGTTCGCCCGGATGCGCTTTTCATTAATCTCTACGTAGGGAATGAGGTCACCATCCCGGTGGGCGATGAGACGCTCAAGCTGCGGATCAGCGGTAATTATCCGTGGCAGGAAGAGGTCAACATTGAGATCGCCTCGCCCGTACCGGTAACGCACACCCTGGCCCTGCGACTGCCGGACTGGTGCGCAAATCCTCACGTGTCGCTGAACGGAGAAGGCATGACGGGCGAGGTATCACGGGGTTATCTTCACCTCACCCGTCGCTGGCAGGAGGGCGATACGCTCACGCTAACCTTACCGATGCCGGTCCGCCGCGTGTACGGTCATCCACAGGTTCGTCAGCAGGCCGGAAAGGTCGCGCTGCAGCGCGGTCCGCTGGTCTACTGCCTGGAAGAAGCCGATAATGGCGCCAACCTGCATAATCTAGCCCTGCCTGCCGACAGTGAATTCCGGGTTTTCGAGGGTAAAGGAATTTTCGCTCATAAGATGCTGATTCAGGCGGAAGGTGTCACGCATGACGCCGCAGAAGCGGGATCGGAGGCGTTATGGCAGTACGACCGTCCTGCGGTGCAACGTCAACCCAAAACGTTGACCTTTATTCCGTGGTTTAGCTGGGCTAACCGGGGAGAAGGGGAAATGCGCATTTGGGTGGATGAAGACTGAGTATCTGCGCGGCCTGATGCCCTCACCCCAACCCTCTCCCACGGGAGAGGGATCGTTAAGGCAGCACGCGACGCGCTGCCTCAGCCAGAAAAGCGCTTCGGTTACTAAACTGCGGATGTTCACTCACAAAAGAATCAATTTTCACCAGCAATCGACGAGGCAGGGTGATATTAATACGTTCGGCCTTACCGTCGAATTGCTTCATATTGATATCTACAAGCAACCATTGTCCGCCGATAAAATCACCCGGTGTGGCTTCAAGATGTGCTTCAACATTGCCAGGGAGAGGTAACTCTTCATCCATTTCAAATAGCGCTTCGAAGTGAGCTGTCAGTGCATCACGTGCATCCTGAAAAGCGTCATCCAGAGAATTGCCGGCAAAAAAACAACCAGGAACGTCAGGGAAAAAACCGCTGGCGCTACCGTCGGGATCAGAATGAATGTAAGCCGGATAAAACATAACTACTCCTGATATCAGTGTTTGATTCCCGCCTGCCGCCAGATTTGCGCGAGGGTGCCGGGTTTTATGTCCTTTTTGGGATGTGGAACGGTTACCAACCCCGCATGTACTGGGTGGCGAAACTGATGATGGCTTCCTTTCGTTCTTACACATTTCCAGCCATGCCTGACCAGAACAGTAATGACATCCGCACTTTTCACATTCCAATCCTTCCATGATTATACACATCATACACACCATCGCTACTGGTACAGATGACAATAGACGAAAGGAAATGCAAACGCAGCCGGGTTTTGTCTGAACAGGAAGAAGCAACGCAAAAAGAAAGGCGGAACAGGTAAATTGCTGATCAACATGCAGGCGCTATCACAACGCCGGGTAAGGCGAAGCCGCCACCCGGCTTTACAGCATCAGAAGCGCCAGCTCAGCCCGGTCATCAGCGCAAAGCTGTCGTCGCGGTCGATCATGGGGCTGTTCTTCACATCGTCAGGCAATACGGTATAAACCGCACTGGCGTTAAGGAACAGGTTCTGGGTTAACTGATATTTTGCCGCCAGACCCACGTAAGGCGTCCAGCTGTCACCGGCGGTGTATTCATTGAGACCTGAACGGCGAGACTCGCTGACGGAAACCCCGTAGTAGTAGTCGTTATAGCTCTCGTCACTGTAGAAAATGCCCACAGATGGCGTCAGCGTGAGGCGTTCCATGCGGATGGGGCGGAAGTACGAAATCTCACCGACTACGCCACCACTTTCATCCATCGCATCGCCAGAGACGGCCACTTTCAGCGAACCCCAGTTTTCATGGCGGTAATAGGCGCCCCCCAGGAAAGCGGACGCTTTACGCTCATCCAGGTGTTTCATCTGAGGGTCGTCGTTATCGTCGGGATCAAAATGCAGCGGCATCCACGACGCGGTCAGGCTAAATTCATTTTTTTCGTCTTTCCACAGGATCCACCCTCCCGTGGTCTGGCGGACATAGAATCGGTCACCTTCATAGCTAATTAACGGAACCGCGGTGGTATTTTCATTATACCCTTTATAAGGTGACTCATTAAATACAGCCCCCGCGCCAAGTGAAAAGTCACCGGCCATTGCGGATGAGGTCGCAAATAACGTGGCAGCGATGAGTAAATTGTTTTTAATAGTCATTCCATGTAATCCATTTAAACGCCAAACAAGCGAGGCGAATAATAATGGTTACAAATTTGCCTGTGCAACGCCGCTGTTTATATAATATTATATATAAAATCATATAGATGGGTGCGCATGATGAATAAATTACAACTAAAACCCCCGTGAATTAAAAATAATTTCCGTCATCGCCGCCACCCACAGCATTGGCGACGCCGCCGCCCTGCTGGGCATGGCACAGGCCAACGTCAGTAAATATCTCTCTGATTTTGAAACGCGAGTCGG
This region of Enterobacter cloacae complex sp. R_G8 genomic DNA includes:
- a CDS encoding type II toxin-antitoxin system HicB family antitoxin; this translates as MFYPAYIHSDPDGSASGFFPDVPGCFFAGNSLDDAFQDARDALTAHFEALFEMDEELPLPGNVEAHLEATPGDFIGGQWLLVDINMKQFDGKAERINITLPRRLLVKIDSFVSEHPQFSNRSAFLAEAARRVLP
- a CDS encoding type II toxin-antitoxin system HicA family toxin, whose product is MKSADVITVLVRHGWKCVRTKGSHHQFRHPVHAGLVTVPHPKKDIKPGTLAQIWRQAGIKH
- a CDS encoding glycoside hydrolase family 127 protein; the encoded protein is MSIMEANLHNLKITDPFLGQYQRLVRDVVIPYQWDALNDRVAEAEPSHAITNFRIAAGLEEGEFYGMVFQDSDVAKWLEAVAWSLCQKPDAELEKTADEVIELIAAAQCEDGYLNTYFTVKAPDERWTNLAECHELYCAGHMIEAGVAYFQGTGKRRLLEVVCKLADHIDTVFGPREGQLHGYPGHPEIELALMRLYDVTQEPRYLNLVKYFIETRGTQPYFYDIEYEKRGRTSYWHTYGPAWMVKDKAYSQAHQPLAEQQTAIGHAVRFVYLMAGMAHLARLSKDDAKRQDCLRLWNNMAQRQLYITGGMGSQSSGEAFSSDYDLPNDTVYAESCASIGLMMFARRMLEMEADSRYANVMERALYNTVLGGMALDGKHFFYVNPLEVHPRTLAFNHIYDHVKPVRQRWFGCACCPPNIARVLTSLGHYIYTVRPDALFINLYVGNEVTIPVGDETLKLRISGNYPWQEEVNIEIASPVPVTHTLALRLPDWCANPHVSLNGEGMTGEVSRGYLHLTRRWQEGDTLTLTLPMPVRRVYGHPQVRQQAGKVALQRGPLVYCLEEADNGANLHNLALPADSEFRVFEGKGIFAHKMLIQAEGVTHDAAEAGSEALWQYDRPAVQRQPKTLTFIPWFSWANRGEGEMRIWVDED
- a CDS encoding MipA/OmpV family protein, producing MTIKNNLLIAATLFATSSAMAGDFSLGAGAVFNESPYKGYNENTTAVPLISYEGDRFYVRQTTGGWILWKDEKNEFSLTASWMPLHFDPDDNDDPQMKHLDERKASAFLGGAYYRHENWGSLKVAVSGDAMDESGGVVGEISYFRPIRMERLTLTPSVGIFYSDESYNDYYYGVSVSESRRSGLNEYTAGDSWTPYVGLAAKYQLTQNLFLNASAVYTVLPDDVKNSPMIDRDDSFALMTGLSWRF